DNA sequence from the Nicotiana tomentosiformis chromosome 3, ASM39032v3, whole genome shotgun sequence genome:
ATATGATCTCACATCTCGCAAGAACTTCTTTTTAGCATGAGTTTCAAGATCATGCGGCATTTCTCCACTTGCCAGATAGTTTACAAAATCTGCATACCATTGCACCTCCCCAGCAGTAACGGCCAACAATTGCTCATCCGGGGAGGTTTCCTTGATGACATCTCCCTCAGCTACATGATTTCGAGTTTCTAacctggacaagtgatcagccacttgattttctgttccTTTACGGTCTCGGATCTCCAAGTCAAATTCATGTAAGAGTAAAACCCAACGGATTAGCCTTGGTTTAGCATCTTTATTTTCTAACTAATACCTGATGGTTGCATGGTCtatgtagacgatgactttggtgccAACCAAATAGGCCCGAAATTTATCGAACGCCCACACTacagcaagcaactccttttctgtcacagtataatttatttgatcagGAATGAGAGtcttgcttgcatagtaaatGGAGTGAAATAGTTTGCTCCTCCTCTGGCCCAATACGGCCCCAATTGCACCATCACTAGCGTCACACATCAGCCCAAATGGCTCATTCCAGTCAGGAGCCACTATGATTGGTGCATTCACTAACTTCTTTTTCAGCTCCTCGAATGCTTTCAGACAATCATCGTCAAactcgaatggcacatccttctcTAACAACCTGCACAAAGGAGAGGAAATAtttgagaaatcctttataaatcaGCAATAAAAACTTGCATGTCCCAGAAAACTCTTAACTCCTTTCACTAAAATCGGTGGTGGAAACTTTTCAATTGCTTCCACCTTAGCCTTGTCAACTTCCAGTCCATCTTTGGACACCTTGTTCCCCagcactataccttcacgtaccataaaatggcacttttcccaattcagtACCAGATTAGTTTCCTcgcacctagcaagcactttagcaAGATTGGTCAAGCATTCATCAaacaaacacagaaaaatcatccataaagacctccACAAACTGTTTCACCATATCTGTAAAAATAgtcatcatacacctttgaaaagtcacatGTGCGTTACATAACCCGAATGGCATTCTCTTAAATACATAAGTGCCAAAAGGATGTAAAAGTGATCTTTTCTTGATCTTCTGGGGTAATAGCAATCTGATTAAACCTCGAATAGCCGTCAAGAAAATAATAGTATTCTTGTTCGGCTAAcctgtcaagcatttgatcaatgaagaGGAGAGGGAAGTGATCTTTTCATGTAGCATTATTCAACTTCCTATAATTTATGCATATTCGCCAACCAGTCATAGTCCTATTTGGGATTAATTCATTTTGCTCATTCACTACAACAGTCataccccccccccctttttagGTACACATTGAAAAAGTGTTAGAAAAATGAGAAGAAAtcgagccacttaatcacttcttttcttaccacctcttttatgattggatttaggcggcgttGATGTTCTACTCTAGGCTTGTGTCCCTCCTCCATGagtattttgtgcatgcagaatgcAGGGCTAATACTCtttatgtcagacattgtccaaccAATGGCATGCATGTGCTCCCTCAGCACCCTTAAGAGCTTTTCTTCCAGCAAGTTAGACAAATGAGAAGAAACAATCACATAAAAAGTGTTAGAGCTTCCAAAATATGCATAATGAAGATGAGATGGTAAGGGTTTAAGTTCCAGTTTTGGGGCCTCCTCAACTGAGGGTTTAGGGGGCGGGCCGATTAGCCTATCCAGAGGCTTAAATTGGGATCTTTCTCTGATGTATTCACAAGATGCATCCAGAATTTGCAACATCTCCTCAACCTCTTCTTCAAGTTCCAAGTGATTGAACAACATCAATGCATTTTCTAGTGCGTCTTCTTTAAACGCACTTAGCTCTACGGCTCGTTCATTTATCTCCACCACAGAAATCATGGCCAGGACCTCGTAATGACGAGGTAACTGAATGGCTCGATATATATTGAAGACTGCTTCGTCCACCCTCATGATCATCTTACCTTTTCGGACTTTGATAATTGCATCCCCAGTGACCAAGAGAGGTCATCCCAAGATGATAGGAACTAACTCATCAGCCTCATAGTCCAGGATGATAAAATCTGCAGGGAAAATAAACTTCCCAATCTGTAGCAAGACGTCCTCAATTACCCCCTCAAGATAAACAAAAGATCTATCAGCTAACTGTAGCATCACCGTGGTGGGTCTCGAAGCTCCTAAGCCCAATTGTTTGAACATTGACAACGGCATCAGATTGatacttgcacccaaatcacacaaggctttaCCCATATCAATTTCACCAATCCTCACGGGGATGGTAAAACTACCCGGATCCTTAATCTTTTGTGGAAACTTATGTTGAATCATGGAAGTGCACTCCTGAGTAAGTGCGACGGTCTCAAACTCATTTAACCTCCTTTTATTTCCCATTATATccttaatatatttttcatattttgggacATCACGGGGCATGTCCACCAAAGGGATGGTCAAGTGTATCTACTTCAGCATATCTAGAAATTTGTAAAACATGTGGTCATCATTCTTCTTTCTCAATCTTTGAGGAAAAAGGGGGTGGCACCCTCTCTGATATATGCTCAGACTCTGTTTTGTTTCTCTCATCTATCTCTATAGATTTTGgcactctttcttcttcgagcccagatgacttctttttcttcttaggcACTTCTACCAACTCTCTCCCATTTCTCAACGTCACTGCATTGACTTGAGGATTTTTCTCTGTATCACTTGGGAGAGCTCCAGTAGGTCTAATATTCTGATTGTTAGCCATTTTCCCATACTGCCTCTCTAGATTTCTGAACTCTGTGTGCAATTGTTGATTTTCAGCCATAACTTTCTGATTGTCTATCAAGAGCTTTTTCATTATGTTAGTCAAACTCTCTTCTGCTTGCTGTGGGAGTTTAGGTGGCTGGTTGTAATTAGCTTGAGCCATGTTATTCTgatttccaccccaagagaagttaggatgattcctccagttcggattgtatgtgttaccatattgagcatttTGATTCATCGGCCCTCTAGCTTATTGCCCCACATAGTAGATGGATTCAGGATTCACGGGGCATATGTCACTTGTGTGACCTTTACCACATAACTCGCAGCAAGCAGACATCTATTGcacatgttgcatctgttgtgctttgtgcattgtcattttattcatctgatttgctaaTCTCGCTATATCTGCCCTCATggctgagaaatcatcaagctcaATTACACCTGCTGCCTTTTGTTTAAGTGCTCTTCGTggttccccatctccttgccaattattatcATTAGTAGTGAAATTGTTTAGCAGGATCtggatttcactatacggtcttgccatgcaactccATATGCTGAGTCAAGATGTATCTTTGATGTCTCATCCAACCCATTAACGAAAGTGTGACCCAACACCTCACCAGTCTGAAAATGatgtgggcagtctctgagtagcttcttgtatctttcccaagcttgacgaagagtctcgccatctcgttgttgaaacccaagaatctggctcctcatcgactttgtcttcttagtgggaaaaaacttgattaagaattttcatgctagatcatcccaattgTGTATCGAGTTTGCGGGCTCCTTCTGCAACCATTCTTTGGCTTCCCCCAGCAGTGAAAAGGGAAACAGCGTCAGTCTGACATATTCTTTGGAAACATTCGGATAATTATAAGTATCCGTAATTTCCAAAAAATTCTGAATGTGTCATTGTGGATCTTCATAAGATAGACCCACATACtaccctgtggactgaatcagctgtaccatgtactgtttgagctCAAAGTGACCCGTGATATCAGGCTTTACTATAGCCtaagtcatattagcaagattagACCTTGCGGCCTCGATCACTAGtcgctcttcattacctgccatctcaaGTGGTTGAGGTTGAACTACGATGCCTAACTCTCCTTCTGTTCTAGTTTTGGCTTCAACTTCCCTCCTTACCCTGTGAAGTATTCGTTCTATTTCAGGATTAAGAGGAAGGAGGTCGTtcgcacttctactcctccgcattcaagagaagagcatgcgttatcacaaataaagcaaactaaaaattaaaacttgaacaaataatgaataaaagcttaacttaaatAAACAATCAATACTAAGTCTCcagcaacggtgccaaaaacttgttagttccccaagtacacgcaagtatacgtggtcgtcaagtaataaagtgactcaaaagtcggatgtcgaacccaccgAGACTTAGATGaatcgttaactaagcaaactaaaatcaattaactatccaagataatcaacaatGTTATTTATCTACTAAACTACTTTTGCAAATATTGAACAAGTAATTAACTAATTTATCAGGGATGCAAATGGGTGTTTTGGATTTTACTTAGAGGAGTTgaagattccagggttgtggtcggtttatcaatcctattaagtttaATAACCACATTTGTTAATCCAGATTATCAAAGGTTGCTAATTGACtggatcgtttatatgaatagcatgttcccacagtACTACTCGCATGTTCACAATATATtaatcctatattcctatggtattgaatctatcacgaacgaatataatacggtttTTAACTAAGCAAGATTGTTagatatattcctatcctaaccgtgaAATCGTTCCCCGAGCctcgggttcagaaacaagctctctttaattctactctaatctaaatacGGCTTTTCCAagtatagcatagatagtagggtaAATTGGTAGCTACTacaattcacaagttaaaagtagaattaaagaaacaactataagatgataatccgaattaacgaagatgtaattgataaacgttaataatcatgtcaatcacaaccctagaaactagaatgcttagccactcatgttcgtagtaacaacttttcaagtattttgcataaacaaattacaaagaaaaaatGAAGGAATGAAGAATtcgatgattttctcctccaaagaATGTTCCCAACGTCTTCTCTCCTTAAAAAATagtctccttaggtctaaagtgtgTCCAAAGTCAGAAAATAACGGTTTtttatgtatttataccaagtagggttgggcctAGACGAAAtctccctttcctagccgaaatagaaaaacttgcaaacttattgcttttcatgCGTCGCACTGTGTGTCGCCTCGTGCGTCGCACTAGTGCTTTTTACTGTCAGACCAAAAAACCCAGTTTCTGAACTTTGAAAATTTCTGACATAAAATTACACTAATGCGTCGCACTGTGTGTCGCACTAGTGCACTTCTTCAGTAGttgcttcttccttgaatttttaCGTCCAGaattgatcctcgacccccgaacacaatcccggcttaatcccttggacTTATACTCAGACTTCAAACCTCCAAATATCTCGAATTagttccacaacatctacataactcggaatcgcTCCTAcatggcataaaacacacaataagtgcaatacACTAACAATTGAAGCTCAAATACAATTAAAgtgtagtgaattagagtgcaataagcgattagaatacgagattatagcctaccatcaaatgTCCTTACCCTGATTGTTCTTGCATGTCCGACTCAACGGAAACAGAAGGCCATTGAACAAGCAAATGAGATATGAAACCTCCtctatttgaaaataagatttgtcaATGTCATGGATTAATGAATGTTTTCTAAAACAAAAAATGTTACTATATTTGCTCTCGTGTAAAATAAATTGTGGTTCTTT
Encoded proteins:
- the LOC104109705 gene encoding uncharacterized protein, which encodes MGNKRRLNEFETVALTQECTSMIQHKFPQKIKDPGSFTIPVRIGEIDMGKALCDLGASINLMPLSMFKQLGLGASRPTTVMLQLADRSFVYLEGVIEDVLLQIGKFIFPADFIILDYEADELVPIILG